In Terriglobus sp. TAA 43, a single window of DNA contains:
- a CDS encoding peroxiredoxin encodes MKIGDIVDFSLNDQDGNSVSLSQFRGSPVVLFFYPRADTPGCTVEACEFRDIYSKLKSAGAVLLGISRDTESKQKKFATKFSLPYTLLADPELTVAKQFDVVRDATMYGRPVIKIERSTFLFDREGKLTAEFRKVKPEGHAAEMLEAIRKA; translated from the coding sequence ATGAAGATTGGCGACATCGTAGACTTTTCGCTCAACGACCAGGACGGCAACAGCGTCTCACTTTCACAGTTTCGCGGGTCGCCCGTGGTGCTGTTTTTCTACCCACGTGCCGACACGCCGGGCTGCACCGTGGAAGCCTGCGAATTTCGCGATATCTACAGCAAGCTGAAGTCCGCGGGCGCGGTTTTGCTGGGCATTTCGCGTGATACAGAGTCGAAACAGAAGAAATTCGCCACAAAGTTTTCGCTTCCCTATACGTTGCTGGCCGATCCGGAACTGACTGTGGCCAAACAGTTTGATGTGGTGCGCGACGCCACCATGTATGGCAGGCCCGTGATCAAAATTGAGCGGTCCACGTTCTTGTTTGATCGCGAAGGCAAACTCACAGCCGAATTTCGCAAGGTAAAGCCCGAAGGCCATGCAGCAGAGATGCTGGAGGCTATCCGCAAGGCATAG